The Camelina sativa cultivar DH55 chromosome 16, Cs, whole genome shotgun sequence sequence GCCcggttttcttctttttcttagttgtgttttttcgtTTCTCTTCCCCTGTTCCATGTGCCCCACTAGCTTGGTCTATCGGCTGAACCATTTAGTCAAGATATCAGAGAATGATGTTACAATAATTTCAGTCAGTTATCCAGAACCATTGGGTACTAATCAACGAGGGATTGTAACAGAGATGAACACAAATGACTACAACCATGAGGATACTGACATCCCTTTTTCTAATCTTAACCCTCACTGACTCTCATAACTAGAAAGAATTATAAccacaacaatatatatgtgataGTGAAAATTAATAGCTATTGACCAATAGATTACAAATGTGGGGAAAGCAACTAGTTATAAACTGAGTATGGAGTTATCCAGTAGTACCTAACTAGAGGCAGGGGATATTTTTAGATGTTATCGTTCAGCTACTAACTCACATCATGATAGGATTAAGTATAAACCTCATTGGAAGATGTTTCCTCATCATCCTTGCCTGTAAAAGTTTAAGTTTTTGTGGCCCCAAGTTCCCCTGCAAAAAGCATGAATATCATCAGTAAActatttcacacaaattaaaattttatacagtgatcataattaaacaaataaccttCACGTCCAGTCTCAGATTTTTCAGGCTGGTCTTGAACCTCGTCTGACTTGGTATTTCCGGACTTTTTATCTTCTTGTAAATCTTTCTCAGAGGTTTCTTTATCAGTTCTACCCTCATCCCTAATTTTCTCTAGCAAGCTCATTGACTCTTTCCCCATCTCCTCATGTTCCTCAACCCCAATGGGAATCGATTCATCTGTAGCCATGAAAAGTGCAGCCTCACCAGCTCCGGCAGGGCGGCCTTCACGGTTACCAATCTTGCTGTACTCATCAAATCCAGATTCACCATCCTTGTCAACTCCACCAGTTTCTTCAGTATCAGGAAGAAGACTACTCATTACTTTTTGAGTACAAGCATAGTTAGCCAAGAAGAGACAAAAAGGAACAGAGGAGAGGAAGGCGATGGTAGAGGCGACAAAAAGTGAAGGAACAAGAAGTGGAGCTGAAGACACTACAACACCAGCTGTCAGAACCTTCTTCCCAACGCTTACCGCCTTACTCCAAATCCAACTTCCTTTGTTGTCTCCACTCTCATTAGACTGATGATACTCCTCCATTGTTCGACTCATGGTTCTGTCTTTAATTCTGCCATGAATCATTTGTTGGACTCAAAACATATTTGGAGGAAAACACAACATGCATgcagaccaaaaaaaacttcatgcAAGCACATTCGATAAACAGTATATCAAACTCCACggtttcttcatctttggaaaaaaaaaagaaacaaattcaaaaaaatgcTTTGTCTTACACCACTATAATGTAAACAGATGAAAACCgagtaattaaagaaaaaaaataaacaaacctgTTTCGGTTGCGGCAACTTTGAATTAAAGCAAAGAACTCATGGCAGATTCAGTAGCAAAGTAGAGAGGAGAGAATAAGGACCAGAGACGGACAGAGAAACAGAGGCAAAAACTTGTGTATAGACAAGACAAAGTTAGAGAacaacacaaagaaagaaagtgacACGCGTCGAGGAAACAGAAACTGAAGATTGCATGGTTTTGTGTCGCAACGTGGCTCTTCCTTCCTCTATCCACTTGTTCTCACTCCTCTGTGTTTATGCAGAGTGAAAAAGATTTGGGTTTATCATAAAACTGTGTGATTCGAGTAAATGATACGCAAACCAAGTATGTTGTTACCTTCAGAACAGGCCAgctcaaaattattattatggttATGGACCTTATTTTAGCCAGCCTTTTAAGTCTTCTTGTTGATTCTTTTTGCTAAAAAGATCGGTTTCTGTTCCAAGTCTTTTTTGTGTAGATTGTTTTGGTAGATTTTATCATATGATAAAAACAGACATACAATTTTGTAAAGGTTctttcagttttttgttttgtttatttagttacgtttagaagaagaagaaagatcaaaaTAATGGACTTTTAGTGTCTTTTACTAGTTCGTTGAAGGTTTAGCTGATACCTTAAATGTTACAATGACTTTGAAATGCACACATAATATTGAGTTATTAggtttaaaagtttaattcatCATCTCATCGTTTTCTAAAAGTAAATATGTCTTcctgttttaacaaaaaaaaaaagtatatcttCCTGTTTGGGATAACAACTTCATCCCACAAAATATTTGCGTGGAGAGAAGCGGCTGGAAAAGTCACCATTTTGGACGATTCATATTGTGTTAATGAGATTTGTTGAAGACACATAGGTTCCAAA is a genomic window containing:
- the LOC104750313 gene encoding uncharacterized protein LOC104750313, whose product is MSRTMEEYHQSNESGDNKGSWIWSKAVSVGKKVLTAGVVVSSAPLLVPSLFVASTIAFLSSVPFCLFLANYACTQKVMSSLLPDTEETGGVDKDGESGFDEYSKIGNREGRPAGAGEAALFMATDESIPIGVEEHEEMGKESMSLLEKIRDEGRTDKETSEKDLQEDKKSGNTKSDEVQDQPEKSETGREGELGATKT